In the Grimontia kaedaensis genome, one interval contains:
- a CDS encoding thymidylate synthase, with protein MKQYLDLMQDIIDNGTDRGDRTGVGTRSVFGRQMRFDLSEGFPLLTTKKLYTRAIIHELLWFLNGDTNIKYLQENNVTIWDEWATEEGDLGPVYGAQWRSWACPDGSTVDQIAELIEQIKAKPNSRRHIITAWNPADLPDETISPQANAEQGKMALAPCHCLFQFYVADGKLSCQLYQRSADYFLGVPFNIASYALFTHMIAQQCDLEVGDFVHTFGDVHLYHNHLTDDIVFEQLKREPGNRPTLTIKRKPDSIFDYKLEDFEIEGYEAQPSIKAPIAV; from the coding sequence ATGAAGCAATATCTTGATTTGATGCAGGATATCATTGATAACGGCACCGACCGCGGTGACCGTACTGGAGTGGGTACACGCTCTGTTTTTGGACGTCAGATGCGTTTCGATCTTAGTGAAGGCTTTCCGCTGCTGACCACCAAAAAGCTTTACACTCGCGCCATCATCCATGAGTTGCTTTGGTTCCTCAATGGCGATACCAACATCAAGTATCTCCAAGAAAATAATGTAACAATCTGGGACGAGTGGGCGACAGAAGAGGGCGATCTAGGCCCGGTTTACGGAGCTCAGTGGCGTTCATGGGCCTGTCCGGACGGTTCAACGGTTGACCAGATTGCTGAGCTGATTGAGCAGATCAAAGCCAAGCCAAATTCGCGTCGCCACATTATTACGGCGTGGAACCCTGCTGACCTGCCTGACGAGACCATCAGCCCGCAAGCAAATGCAGAGCAAGGCAAGATGGCACTGGCACCATGCCACTGTTTGTTTCAGTTCTATGTAGCTGATGGCAAGTTGTCATGCCAGCTTTACCAGCGCAGCGCCGATTACTTTCTGGGCGTACCTTTCAATATCGCGAGTTACGCGCTGTTCACTCACATGATTGCGCAGCAGTGTGATTTGGAAGTGGGTGATTTCGTCCATACCTTCGGTGATGTTCACCTTTATCACAATCACCTGACCGATGACATCGTCTTCGAGCAGCTCAAACGTGAGCCTGGTAATCGTCCAACCTTGACAATCAAACGTAAGCCAGACTCTATCTTCGATTACAAGCTGGAAGACTTTGAGATAGAAGGCTATGAAGCTCAACCATCGATTAAAGCGCCGATTGCGGTATAA
- a CDS encoding sulfite exporter TauE/SafE family protein: MLEATLWLFGVCLFVGGIVGLLAGLLGIGGGLIVVPALSVLLPWAGISANLVMPMALATSLASIVITSSSSAYTHYRLGNVQPSVIRTLLPGILFGGLLGSGIADRMPTEYLPKVFGAIVLLLALQMALSLRVKSARPLPSTLGSMTSGAAIGMIASLAGIGGGSLTVPYLHYHGVEMRKAIGSASLCGVFLAFSGVIGFIFFGLNQPEALPPYSVGYVYLPALIGIVVTSVMTTRYGARLATQLPTPIIKRVFAVFLLVVGASMFFS, translated from the coding sequence ATGTTAGAAGCCACATTGTGGTTGTTTGGCGTTTGTCTTTTCGTCGGTGGCATTGTTGGTCTGTTAGCTGGGCTATTAGGTATTGGTGGCGGCCTGATTGTCGTGCCTGCGTTGAGTGTTCTTCTGCCTTGGGCTGGAATATCTGCCAACCTCGTGATGCCGATGGCGCTCGCCACTTCGCTTGCCAGCATTGTTATCACCTCTTCCTCATCTGCTTATACCCATTATCGCTTGGGCAATGTCCAACCTTCGGTTATCCGCACACTGTTGCCGGGCATTCTTTTCGGTGGTCTGCTGGGTAGTGGTATAGCTGACCGAATGCCAACTGAATATTTACCGAAAGTGTTTGGGGCTATTGTGTTGCTGCTTGCTCTTCAAATGGCATTATCGCTGAGGGTTAAGTCTGCCAGACCGTTACCTTCCACCCTAGGAAGTATGACCAGCGGGGCAGCGATTGGTATGATAGCCAGCCTTGCGGGAATTGGTGGCGGTTCATTGACCGTGCCTTACCTGCATTATCATGGCGTCGAAATGCGAAAAGCCATCGGAAGTGCTTCACTGTGCGGTGTCTTTTTGGCGTTTTCCGGTGTCATTGGTTTTATCTTTTTCGGGCTGAATCAACCCGAAGCGCTACCACCCTACAGTGTTGGTTATGTTTACTTACCTGCGTTGATTGGTATTGTAGTCACTTCCGTAATGACAACACGCTACGGTGCTAGACTTGCGACCCAATTACCGACACCCATCATAAAACGCGTATTCGCGGTTTTTTTGCTCGTAGTGGGCGCAAGCATGTTTTTTAGCTAA
- the ptsP gene encoding phosphoenolpyruvate--protein phosphotransferase: MLTKLRDIVNNVASSTDVKQALNVLVRETCSAMETECCSVYIADYEREQYDLMATQGLNARARRVSLSFNEGLVGLVGRRAEPINLALASSHSDFKHFPDIGEDIFHAFLGTPIIYRRKVLGILVVQQRDSRQFDESEESFLVTLAAQLAVVFAHAKAQGFWPNNAKGALLLEGAAASPGVAIAKAWCDVSQPRLDLVFPASCLDTQKERDRLDGAISAAITEFRRLRKRFDSELNQDTLAIFDLFIHLLNDPMLRKAMNERIQNGDLAEWAVKQTIDAFSERFQNMSDPYLRERANDVKELGQRLLYFLENQEIKQWNFDEPIVLFARELTAAMLAAIPRDRLAGVVAEEGAVNAHAAILARALGIPAVMGVEFSPQLVHRKQIVLDGFKGRLLVEPAPQVLEEYERLRDEELELQQEVESTFTKKTETADGVRVEVHLNAGLSADTSIAINRGVDGVGLYRTEVPFLMQRSFPSEDDQVNQYRAILDCYPKQPVVMRTLDIGGDKPLPYLKIEEDNPFLGWRGIRFTLDHPDIFLIQVRAMLRASIGRDNLSVLLPMISGLSELLEAKTLIERAFSEVSEIADQQGETLKLPRLGIMVEVPSVLYQLDTIAPHIDFLSVGTNDLTQYLLAVDRNNARVAEVYDTFHPSVLAVLRQILDNSKRLKLPVSVCGEFAGDPIGAVLLVGMGYRQLSMNTRSVAKIKYVLRHIPSEELESHTAAVQQLSLAGDIRNASEAFLEQYNLGGLIRVGK; encoded by the coding sequence ATGCTGACGAAACTGCGGGATATCGTTAACAATGTAGCGTCGTCCACCGACGTCAAACAAGCGCTCAATGTCTTAGTGCGTGAGACCTGCTCTGCGATGGAGACGGAGTGTTGCTCTGTCTACATCGCCGATTATGAGCGCGAACAATATGATCTTATGGCGACGCAGGGACTCAATGCCCGTGCACGCCGTGTTTCCCTCTCCTTTAATGAAGGTTTGGTCGGGCTGGTTGGTCGCCGCGCTGAGCCTATCAACCTTGCACTTGCCAGTTCCCACAGCGACTTCAAACACTTTCCTGATATCGGCGAAGACATTTTCCACGCCTTCCTGGGTACGCCTATTATTTATCGCCGAAAAGTGCTGGGTATTCTTGTTGTGCAGCAGCGTGACTCTCGCCAGTTCGATGAAAGTGAAGAGTCATTCCTTGTTACACTCGCCGCCCAGTTGGCCGTGGTGTTTGCCCATGCCAAAGCGCAGGGCTTCTGGCCTAATAATGCAAAAGGGGCGTTATTGCTCGAGGGTGCGGCAGCTTCGCCAGGTGTTGCTATTGCCAAAGCCTGGTGTGATGTTTCACAGCCACGGCTTGATTTGGTATTCCCTGCTTCTTGTCTTGATACCCAAAAAGAACGCGATAGATTGGATGGTGCTATCAGTGCAGCCATTACCGAATTCCGCCGACTGAGAAAGCGTTTTGATAGTGAACTGAATCAGGACACGCTGGCGATCTTCGATCTTTTTATCCACCTTCTTAACGATCCCATGTTGCGAAAGGCCATGAATGAACGCATTCAGAATGGCGACTTAGCAGAATGGGCGGTAAAGCAAACCATTGACGCGTTTTCTGAGCGTTTCCAGAATATGTCCGATCCTTATCTTCGTGAACGTGCAAACGATGTGAAGGAGCTTGGACAACGCCTGCTTTATTTCCTCGAGAACCAGGAGATTAAGCAGTGGAATTTTGATGAGCCTATCGTGCTGTTCGCCCGTGAATTGACGGCTGCCATGCTGGCTGCGATCCCTCGTGATCGCTTAGCTGGTGTTGTCGCTGAAGAAGGCGCAGTGAACGCACATGCCGCCATTCTGGCAAGAGCGCTTGGTATTCCTGCTGTTATGGGGGTTGAATTCAGCCCGCAGTTGGTTCACCGCAAACAGATTGTGCTCGATGGTTTCAAAGGGCGATTACTGGTTGAGCCAGCTCCGCAGGTGCTTGAAGAGTACGAACGCCTTCGGGATGAAGAGCTCGAACTGCAACAGGAAGTCGAAAGTACTTTCACCAAGAAAACAGAAACTGCCGATGGGGTGAGGGTCGAAGTCCACTTGAATGCGGGACTCAGTGCTGATACCAGCATTGCTATCAACCGTGGGGTCGATGGTGTTGGCCTGTATCGCACCGAAGTGCCGTTTTTGATGCAACGAAGCTTCCCGTCGGAAGACGACCAGGTAAATCAATACCGCGCAATTCTAGATTGTTATCCTAAGCAACCTGTGGTGATGCGTACGCTGGATATTGGTGGCGACAAGCCGTTGCCTTACCTTAAAATTGAAGAGGACAACCCCTTTCTGGGCTGGCGTGGTATCCGATTCACTCTGGACCATCCGGATATATTTCTAATTCAGGTTCGCGCCATGCTGCGTGCCAGTATCGGGCGCGACAACCTTTCTGTTCTACTTCCCATGATCTCTGGCTTATCAGAGCTTCTTGAAGCCAAGACCTTGATTGAAAGGGCATTCTCAGAAGTATCAGAAATCGCTGATCAGCAAGGAGAGACTTTAAAGCTGCCAAGGTTGGGTATCATGGTAGAAGTGCCTTCTGTCCTCTACCAGCTGGATACCATCGCGCCGCATATCGATTTCCTCTCAGTAGGTACCAATGATCTGACACAGTATTTATTGGCTGTAGACAGGAACAACGCCCGGGTCGCTGAGGTCTATGATACATTCCACCCGTCAGTATTGGCGGTGCTTAGACAAATTCTCGACAATAGCAAACGGCTCAAGTTGCCAGTCAGTGTCTGTGGTGAGTTTGCTGGTGATCCTATCGGTGCAGTGTTACTGGTAGGTATGGGGTACAGACAGCTCAGTATGAACACACGAAGTGTGGCGAAGATTAAATACGTACTGCGCCATATTCCCAGTGAGGAGTTGGAATCGCATACGGCGGCTGTCCAACAACTGTCATTAGCGGGTGACATAAGAAACGCCTCTGAAGCCTTTTTAGAGCAGTACAATCTCGGCGGTTTGATCCGGGTAGGTAAATAA
- the lgt gene encoding prolipoprotein diacylglyceryl transferase, translating to MSLTFPQIDPVLIEIGPLAVRWYGLMYLAGFAFALWLANRRADKTGSGWTRDEVGDLLFAGFLGVVLGGRIGYVLFYQFDAFLADPLFLFKVWTGGMSFHGGLLGVIAAMAWYARKTKRTFFAVSDFIAPLVPFGLGAGRLGNFINGELWGRATDMPWGMIFPTGGPIARHPSQLYEFLLEGIVLFLILNWFIKKPRPAGAVSGLFLIGYGAFRFIVEFYREPDAHLGLFGDWISMGQILSTPMIIVGVLMVVWAYRRDPSAARSI from the coding sequence ATGTCACTGACATTTCCCCAAATAGATCCTGTCCTGATTGAAATCGGGCCGCTGGCAGTTCGCTGGTATGGCTTGATGTACCTTGCTGGTTTTGCGTTTGCGCTCTGGTTAGCTAACCGCCGTGCAGACAAAACGGGTAGTGGATGGACAAGAGATGAAGTAGGTGACTTACTGTTCGCAGGTTTCTTAGGCGTCGTGTTAGGCGGTCGTATTGGCTACGTGCTGTTTTATCAATTTGACGCTTTCCTTGCCGATCCCTTATTCCTGTTCAAAGTGTGGACAGGCGGCATGTCTTTTCACGGTGGATTGTTGGGTGTGATTGCAGCCATGGCTTGGTATGCCCGCAAGACCAAGCGGACTTTCTTCGCTGTTTCAGACTTTATTGCGCCGCTGGTACCATTTGGGCTGGGTGCAGGCCGTCTGGGTAACTTTATCAATGGTGAGCTTTGGGGGCGTGCGACAGATATGCCATGGGGAATGATTTTTCCGACAGGAGGCCCAATTGCACGTCATCCTTCGCAGCTTTACGAATTTTTGCTGGAAGGCATCGTATTGTTCCTCATCCTTAACTGGTTTATCAAGAAGCCGCGACCTGCCGGTGCCGTTTCCGGTCTCTTCCTGATTGGCTACGGGGCGTTCCGCTTTATTGTTGAGTTTTATCGCGAGCCTGACGCACATTTGGGCCTATTTGGTGATTGGATCAGCATGGGACAAATATTGTCGACGCCAATGATTATTGTGGGTGTGTTAATGGTAGTCTGGGCTTATCGCAGAGACCCAAGCGCAGCGCGCTCCATATAA